A single region of the Sciurus carolinensis chromosome 16, mSciCar1.2, whole genome shotgun sequence genome encodes:
- the Tead2 gene encoding transcriptional enhancer factor TEF-4 isoform X3 — MGEPRAGAPLDDGSGWTGSEEGSEEGTGGSEGAGGDGGPDAEGVWSPDIEQSFQEALAIYPPCGRRKIILSDEGKMYGRNELIARYIKLRTGKTRTRKQVSSHIQVLARRKSREIQSKLKALNVDQVSKDKAFQTMATMSSAQLISAPSLQAKLGPAGPQATELFQFWSGGSGPPWNVPDVKPFSQTPFSLSLTPPSTDLPGYEPPQALSPLPPPAPSPPAWQARALGTARLQLVEFSAFVEPPDAVDSYQRHLFVHISQHCPSPGAPPLESVDVRQIYDKFPEKKGGLRELYDRGPPHAFFLVKFWTERAQLEDGRFVYRLLRSPMCEYLVNFLHKLRQLPERYMMNSVLENFTILQVVTNRDTQELLLCTAYVFEVSTSERGAQHHIYRLVRD; from the exons ATGGGGGAACCCCGGGCTGGGGCCCCCCTGGACGATGGCAGCGGCTGGACAGGCAGTGAGGAAGGCAGTGAAGAGGGCACCGGCGGCAGCGAGGGGGCTGGGGGAGACGGGGGCCCAGATGCAGAGGGTGTCTGGAGCCCAGACATTGAGCAGAGCTTCCAGGAGGCCCTGGCCATCTACCCGCCATGTGGCCGCAGGAAAATCATTCTGTCTGATGAAGGCAAGATGTATG GTCGGAATGAACTGATTGCCCGCTATATCAAACTGAGAACAGGGAAGACCCGTACTCGCAAACAG GTCTCTAGTCATATCCAGGTTTTGGCTCGAAGGAAATCAAGAGAAATCCAGTCCAAACTGAAG GCCTTGAATGTG GACCAGGTTTCTAAGGACAAGGCTTTCCAGACGATGGCTACCATGTCCTCTGCCCAGCTCATCTCAGCACCTTCCCTACAGGCCAAACTGGGTCCTGCCGGTCCTCAG GCCACTGAGCTTTTCCAGTTTTGGTCAGGGGGCTCTGGCCCACCCTGGAATGTTCCAGA CGTGAAGCCATTCTCACAGACACCGTTCTCCTTGTCACTGACTCCCCCATCTACTGACCTCCCAG ggtACGAGCCTCCCCAAGCCCTctcacccctgcccccacctgccccaTCACCCCCAGCCTGGCAGGCTCGGGCTCTGGGCACTGCCCGGTTGCAGCTGGTGGAGTTCTCAGCCTTTGTGGAACCACCTGATGCAGTTGACTCC TACCAGAGGCACCTGTTTGTGCACATCAGTCAGCACTGTCCCAGTCCTGGAGCACCCCCGCTGGAGAGTGTGGATGTCCGGCAGATCTACGACAAATTTCCTGAGAAAAAGGGTGGTCTGCGGGAGCTGTATGATCGAGGCCCTCCCCATGCCTTTTTCTTGGTCAAGTTCTGG ACGGAGCGGGCCCAGCTGGAGGACGGGCGCTTCGTGTACCGTCTGCTGCGTTCGCCCATGTGTGAGTACCTGGTGAATTTCTTGCACAAGCTGCGGCAGCTCCCCGAGCGATACATGATGAACAGCGTCCTTGAGAACTTCACCATCCTCCAG GTGGTGACAAACAGAGATACCCAGGAACTGCTGCTGTGCACCGCCTACGTCTTTGAGGTCTCCACCAGTGAGCGTGGGGCCCAGCACCACATTTACCGCCTGGTCAGGGATTGA
- the Dkkl1 gene encoding dickkopf-like protein 1 isoform X2 — protein sequence MWHPLILLLLLPSALVPPSSAAPIRDTDPQEISSGFLGLQSLLQGFSRLFQKDDLLRGLDSFFSAPMDFRGLPRNFHQEENQERHLGNSTLSSHLQIDKVPKMEEKEALVPLQKLMDNFHPEPHPRVSFWIMKLPRRRTHQDAQEGGRWLSEKRHRLQAIRDGLREGTHEDVLEDGIQGSSHSKLPARKTHFLYILRPPQQL from the exons ATGTGGCATCCGCTGATCCTGCTACTGCTGCTCCCGTCCGCCCTGGTGCCACCCTCCTCTGCGGCCCCTATCCGCGATACTGACCCCCAGGAGATATCCTCGGGTTTTCTAGGCCTCCAGAGCCTACTCCAAGGCTTCAGTCGACTTTTCCAGAAA GATGACCTGCTACGGGGTCTGGACAGCTTCTTCTCTGCACCCATGGACTTCCGGGGCCTCCCCAGGAACTTCCACCAAGAGGAGAACCAGGAGCGTCACCTGGGGAATAGCACCCTCTCTAGTCACCTCCAGATTGATAAG GTACCCAAGATGGAAGAGAAGGAAGCCCTGGTGCCCCTCCAGAAACTCATGGACAACTTCCACCCAGAACCCCATCCCCGGGTATCCTTCTGGATCATGAAGCTGCCTCGGAGGAGGACCCACCAGGATGCCCAGGAGGGTGGTCGCTGGCTCAGTGAGAAGCGGCACCGTCTGCAAGCCATCCGGGATGGGCTCCGAGAGGGGACCCATGAGGATGTCCTGGAAGATGGGATCCAGGGCTCCTCCCACTCTAAACTGCCTGCCCGCAAAACCCACTTCCTATACATCCTCAGGCCCCCCCAGCAACTATAA
- the Tead2 gene encoding transcriptional enhancer factor TEF-4 isoform X1, producing MGEPRAGAPLDDGSGWTGSEEGSEEGTGGSEGAGGDGGPDAEGVWSPDIEQSFQEALAIYPPCGRRKIILSDEGKMYGRNELIARYIKLRTGKTRTRKQVSSHIQVLARRKSREIQSKLKALNVDQVSKDKAFQTMATMSSAQLISAPSLQAKLGPAGPQATELFQFWSGGSGPPWNVPDVKPFSQTPFSLSLTPPSTDLPGYEPPQALSPLPPPAPSPPAWQARALGTARLQLVEFSAFVEPPDAVDSYQRHLFVHISQHCPSPGAPPLESVDVRQIYDKFPEKKGGLRELYDRGPPHAFFLVKFWADLNWGPSGEEAGAGSSGGSSGGFYGVSSQYESLEHMTLTCSSKVCSFGKQVVEKVETERAQLEDGRFVYRLLRSPMCEYLVNFLHKLRQLPERYMMNSVLENFTILQVVTNRDTQELLLCTAYVFEVSTSERGAQHHIYRLVRD from the exons ATGGGGGAACCCCGGGCTGGGGCCCCCCTGGACGATGGCAGCGGCTGGACAGGCAGTGAGGAAGGCAGTGAAGAGGGCACCGGCGGCAGCGAGGGGGCTGGGGGAGACGGGGGCCCAGATGCAGAGGGTGTCTGGAGCCCAGACATTGAGCAGAGCTTCCAGGAGGCCCTGGCCATCTACCCGCCATGTGGCCGCAGGAAAATCATTCTGTCTGATGAAGGCAAGATGTATG GTCGGAATGAACTGATTGCCCGCTATATCAAACTGAGAACAGGGAAGACCCGTACTCGCAAACAG GTCTCTAGTCATATCCAGGTTTTGGCTCGAAGGAAATCAAGAGAAATCCAGTCCAAACTGAAG GCCTTGAATGTG GACCAGGTTTCTAAGGACAAGGCTTTCCAGACGATGGCTACCATGTCCTCTGCCCAGCTCATCTCAGCACCTTCCCTACAGGCCAAACTGGGTCCTGCCGGTCCTCAG GCCACTGAGCTTTTCCAGTTTTGGTCAGGGGGCTCTGGCCCACCCTGGAATGTTCCAGA CGTGAAGCCATTCTCACAGACACCGTTCTCCTTGTCACTGACTCCCCCATCTACTGACCTCCCAG ggtACGAGCCTCCCCAAGCCCTctcacccctgcccccacctgccccaTCACCCCCAGCCTGGCAGGCTCGGGCTCTGGGCACTGCCCGGTTGCAGCTGGTGGAGTTCTCAGCCTTTGTGGAACCACCTGATGCAGTTGACTCC TACCAGAGGCACCTGTTTGTGCACATCAGTCAGCACTGTCCCAGTCCTGGAGCACCCCCGCTGGAGAGTGTGGATGTCCGGCAGATCTACGACAAATTTCCTGAGAAAAAGGGTGGTCTGCGGGAGCTGTATGATCGAGGCCCTCCCCATGCCTTTTTCTTGGTCAAGTTCTGG GCGGACCTGAACTGGGGCCCAAGTGGTGAGGAGGCAGGGGCTGGCAGCAGTGGCGGCAGCAGCGGTGGCTTCTATGGAGTGAGCAGCCAGTATGAGAGCCTGGAGCACATGACCCTCACCTGCTCCTCCAAGGTCTGCTCCTTTGGCAAGCAGGTGGTGGAGAAGGTGGAG ACGGAGCGGGCCCAGCTGGAGGACGGGCGCTTCGTGTACCGTCTGCTGCGTTCGCCCATGTGTGAGTACCTGGTGAATTTCTTGCACAAGCTGCGGCAGCTCCCCGAGCGATACATGATGAACAGCGTCCTTGAGAACTTCACCATCCTCCAG GTGGTGACAAACAGAGATACCCAGGAACTGCTGCTGTGCACCGCCTACGTCTTTGAGGTCTCCACCAGTGAGCGTGGGGCCCAGCACCACATTTACCGCCTGGTCAGGGATTGA
- the Tead2 gene encoding transcriptional enhancer factor TEF-4 isoform X2 — protein MGEPRAGAPLDDGSGWTGSEEGSEEGTGGSEGAGGDGGPDAEGVWSPDIEQSFQEALAIYPPCGRRKIILSDEGKMYGRNELIARYIKLRTGKTRTRKQVSSHIQVLARRKSREIQSKLKALNVDQVSKDKAFQTMATMSSAQLISAPSLQAKLGPAGPQATELFQFWSGGSGPPWNVPDVKPFSQTPFSLSLTPPSTDLPGYEPPQALSPLPPPAPSPPAWQARALGTARLQLVEFSAFVEPPDAVDSYQRHLFVHISQHCPSPGAPPLESVDVRQIYDKFPEKKGGLRELYDRGPPHAFFLVKFWADLNWGPSGEEAGAGSSGGSSGGFYGVSSQYESLEHMTLTCSSKTERAQLEDGRFVYRLLRSPMCEYLVNFLHKLRQLPERYMMNSVLENFTILQVVTNRDTQELLLCTAYVFEVSTSERGAQHHIYRLVRD, from the exons ATGGGGGAACCCCGGGCTGGGGCCCCCCTGGACGATGGCAGCGGCTGGACAGGCAGTGAGGAAGGCAGTGAAGAGGGCACCGGCGGCAGCGAGGGGGCTGGGGGAGACGGGGGCCCAGATGCAGAGGGTGTCTGGAGCCCAGACATTGAGCAGAGCTTCCAGGAGGCCCTGGCCATCTACCCGCCATGTGGCCGCAGGAAAATCATTCTGTCTGATGAAGGCAAGATGTATG GTCGGAATGAACTGATTGCCCGCTATATCAAACTGAGAACAGGGAAGACCCGTACTCGCAAACAG GTCTCTAGTCATATCCAGGTTTTGGCTCGAAGGAAATCAAGAGAAATCCAGTCCAAACTGAAG GCCTTGAATGTG GACCAGGTTTCTAAGGACAAGGCTTTCCAGACGATGGCTACCATGTCCTCTGCCCAGCTCATCTCAGCACCTTCCCTACAGGCCAAACTGGGTCCTGCCGGTCCTCAG GCCACTGAGCTTTTCCAGTTTTGGTCAGGGGGCTCTGGCCCACCCTGGAATGTTCCAGA CGTGAAGCCATTCTCACAGACACCGTTCTCCTTGTCACTGACTCCCCCATCTACTGACCTCCCAG ggtACGAGCCTCCCCAAGCCCTctcacccctgcccccacctgccccaTCACCCCCAGCCTGGCAGGCTCGGGCTCTGGGCACTGCCCGGTTGCAGCTGGTGGAGTTCTCAGCCTTTGTGGAACCACCTGATGCAGTTGACTCC TACCAGAGGCACCTGTTTGTGCACATCAGTCAGCACTGTCCCAGTCCTGGAGCACCCCCGCTGGAGAGTGTGGATGTCCGGCAGATCTACGACAAATTTCCTGAGAAAAAGGGTGGTCTGCGGGAGCTGTATGATCGAGGCCCTCCCCATGCCTTTTTCTTGGTCAAGTTCTGG GCGGACCTGAACTGGGGCCCAAGTGGTGAGGAGGCAGGGGCTGGCAGCAGTGGCGGCAGCAGCGGTGGCTTCTATGGAGTGAGCAGCCAGTATGAGAGCCTGGAGCACATGACCCTCACCTGCTCCTCCAAG ACGGAGCGGGCCCAGCTGGAGGACGGGCGCTTCGTGTACCGTCTGCTGCGTTCGCCCATGTGTGAGTACCTGGTGAATTTCTTGCACAAGCTGCGGCAGCTCCCCGAGCGATACATGATGAACAGCGTCCTTGAGAACTTCACCATCCTCCAG GTGGTGACAAACAGAGATACCCAGGAACTGCTGCTGTGCACCGCCTACGTCTTTGAGGTCTCCACCAGTGAGCGTGGGGCCCAGCACCACATTTACCGCCTGGTCAGGGATTGA
- the Dkkl1 gene encoding dickkopf-like protein 1 isoform X1: MWHPLILLLLLPSALVPPSSAAPIRDTDPQEISSGFLGLQSLLQGFSRLFQKDDLLRGLDSFFSAPMDFRGLPRNFHQEENQERHLGNSTLSSHLQIDKVTDNKTGEVLISEKVVASIEPEGSLEGDWKVPKMEEKEALVPLQKLMDNFHPEPHPRVSFWIMKLPRRRTHQDAQEGGRWLSEKRHRLQAIRDGLREGTHEDVLEDGIQGSSHSKLPARKTHFLYILRPPQQL; the protein is encoded by the exons ATGTGGCATCCGCTGATCCTGCTACTGCTGCTCCCGTCCGCCCTGGTGCCACCCTCCTCTGCGGCCCCTATCCGCGATACTGACCCCCAGGAGATATCCTCGGGTTTTCTAGGCCTCCAGAGCCTACTCCAAGGCTTCAGTCGACTTTTCCAGAAA GATGACCTGCTACGGGGTCTGGACAGCTTCTTCTCTGCACCCATGGACTTCCGGGGCCTCCCCAGGAACTTCCACCAAGAGGAGAACCAGGAGCGTCACCTGGGGAATAGCACCCTCTCTAGTCACCTCCAGATTGATAAG GTAACTGACAATAAGACAGGAGAGGTGCTCATCTCCGAGAAGGTGGTAGCATCCATTGAACCAGAGGGGAGCCTGGAAGGTGACTGGAAG GTACCCAAGATGGAAGAGAAGGAAGCCCTGGTGCCCCTCCAGAAACTCATGGACAACTTCCACCCAGAACCCCATCCCCGGGTATCCTTCTGGATCATGAAGCTGCCTCGGAGGAGGACCCACCAGGATGCCCAGGAGGGTGGTCGCTGGCTCAGTGAGAAGCGGCACCGTCTGCAAGCCATCCGGGATGGGCTCCGAGAGGGGACCCATGAGGATGTCCTGGAAGATGGGATCCAGGGCTCCTCCCACTCTAAACTGCCTGCCCGCAAAACCCACTTCCTATACATCCTCAGGCCCCCCCAGCAACTATAA
- the Dkkl1 gene encoding dickkopf-like protein 1 isoform X4, with the protein MDFRGLPRNFHQEENQERHLGNSTLSSHLQIDKVTDNKTGEVLISEKVVASIEPEGSLEGDWKVPKMEEKEALVPLQKLMDNFHPEPHPRVSFWIMKLPRRRTHQDAQEGGRWLSEKRHRLQAIRDGLREGTHEDVLEDGIQGSSHSKLPARKTHFLYILRPPQQL; encoded by the exons ATGGACTTCCGGGGCCTCCCCAGGAACTTCCACCAAGAGGAGAACCAGGAGCGTCACCTGGGGAATAGCACCCTCTCTAGTCACCTCCAGATTGATAAG GTAACTGACAATAAGACAGGAGAGGTGCTCATCTCCGAGAAGGTGGTAGCATCCATTGAACCAGAGGGGAGCCTGGAAGGTGACTGGAAG GTACCCAAGATGGAAGAGAAGGAAGCCCTGGTGCCCCTCCAGAAACTCATGGACAACTTCCACCCAGAACCCCATCCCCGGGTATCCTTCTGGATCATGAAGCTGCCTCGGAGGAGGACCCACCAGGATGCCCAGGAGGGTGGTCGCTGGCTCAGTGAGAAGCGGCACCGTCTGCAAGCCATCCGGGATGGGCTCCGAGAGGGGACCCATGAGGATGTCCTGGAAGATGGGATCCAGGGCTCCTCCCACTCTAAACTGCCTGCCCGCAAAACCCACTTCCTATACATCCTCAGGCCCCCCCAGCAACTATAA
- the Dkkl1 gene encoding dickkopf-like protein 1 isoform X3 produces MAVVPGPERASESNKRGDDLLRGLDSFFSAPMDFRGLPRNFHQEENQERHLGNSTLSSHLQIDKVTDNKTGEVLISEKVVASIEPEGSLEGDWKVPKMEEKEALVPLQKLMDNFHPEPHPRVSFWIMKLPRRRTHQDAQEGGRWLSEKRHRLQAIRDGLREGTHEDVLEDGIQGSSHSKLPARKTHFLYILRPPQQL; encoded by the exons ATGGCAGTGGTCCCAGGACCGGAGAGAGCCTCGgagtctaacaaaagaggg GATGACCTGCTACGGGGTCTGGACAGCTTCTTCTCTGCACCCATGGACTTCCGGGGCCTCCCCAGGAACTTCCACCAAGAGGAGAACCAGGAGCGTCACCTGGGGAATAGCACCCTCTCTAGTCACCTCCAGATTGATAAG GTAACTGACAATAAGACAGGAGAGGTGCTCATCTCCGAGAAGGTGGTAGCATCCATTGAACCAGAGGGGAGCCTGGAAGGTGACTGGAAG GTACCCAAGATGGAAGAGAAGGAAGCCCTGGTGCCCCTCCAGAAACTCATGGACAACTTCCACCCAGAACCCCATCCCCGGGTATCCTTCTGGATCATGAAGCTGCCTCGGAGGAGGACCCACCAGGATGCCCAGGAGGGTGGTCGCTGGCTCAGTGAGAAGCGGCACCGTCTGCAAGCCATCCGGGATGGGCTCCGAGAGGGGACCCATGAGGATGTCCTGGAAGATGGGATCCAGGGCTCCTCCCACTCTAAACTGCCTGCCCGCAAAACCCACTTCCTATACATCCTCAGGCCCCCCCAGCAACTATAA